The following coding sequences lie in one Streptomyces sp. NBC_00510 genomic window:
- a CDS encoding serine/threonine-protein phosphatase — MSQAPDQRHGGRPTWHIATGAPFAIICGVALVAFVSGSGPDWLPLLAVGPALAAAIGGPWRVLRVGVLAVALAAVLGAYKGTHGDKLAIVVGALTAVTLASGLGAAVRGRRERVLAAVRSVAEAAQHALLLPVPETVGPFQVAVRYSAAAAEARIGGDLYALVPTPYGVRLIVGDVRGKGLPAVSTAALVLGVFREAAYDEPDLLDVVDRIERSLARNLGSDDFVTAVVVGHPRPGRMEVVNCGHAHPLLLRGGDVLAVESSGHVPPLGLRALAGEEPVLQVLPFSEGDQLLLYTDGVIEARDRGRRFYPLDERVTRHLTDDPARTLAALHDDLLDHVGGKLHDDAALLLLRSTSSAAPVTELPVPVVSGGVQRAQAG; from the coding sequence ATGAGTCAAGCCCCGGACCAGCGGCATGGCGGCCGGCCGACCTGGCACATCGCCACGGGAGCGCCCTTTGCGATCATCTGCGGGGTGGCCCTCGTCGCCTTCGTCAGCGGCAGCGGTCCCGACTGGCTGCCTCTGCTCGCCGTCGGGCCGGCGCTCGCCGCCGCCATAGGGGGCCCGTGGCGCGTCCTGCGGGTGGGCGTGCTCGCGGTGGCGCTGGCCGCGGTCCTCGGCGCCTACAAGGGCACGCACGGCGACAAGCTGGCCATCGTGGTGGGCGCGCTGACCGCGGTCACCCTGGCGAGCGGGCTGGGAGCCGCGGTCCGGGGGCGCCGTGAGCGGGTGCTCGCGGCCGTCCGGTCGGTCGCCGAGGCGGCACAGCACGCGCTGCTGCTGCCCGTGCCGGAGACCGTCGGCCCCTTCCAGGTGGCCGTGCGCTACAGCGCCGCTGCGGCGGAGGCCCGGATCGGCGGCGACCTGTACGCCCTGGTGCCCACCCCGTACGGGGTGCGGCTGATCGTGGGCGACGTCCGCGGCAAGGGGCTGCCGGCGGTGAGCACCGCCGCCCTGGTGCTGGGCGTGTTCCGCGAGGCCGCCTACGACGAGCCCGACCTGCTCGACGTCGTCGACCGCATCGAGCGCAGCCTGGCCCGCAACCTCGGCTCGGACGACTTCGTCACCGCCGTCGTCGTCGGGCACCCCCGCCCGGGCCGCATGGAGGTCGTCAACTGCGGCCACGCCCATCCGCTGCTGCTGCGCGGGGGCGACGTCCTCGCCGTCGAGTCCTCCGGCCACGTCCCGCCGCTGGGGCTGCGCGCCCTCGCCGGGGAGGAGCCGGTGCTCCAGGTGCTGCCCTTCTCCGAGGGCGACCAGCTGCTGCTGTACACCGACGGCGTCATCGAGGCCCGCGACCGCGGCCGCCGCTTCTACCCCCTGGACGAGCGCGTCACGCGCCACCTCACCGACGACCCCGCGCGCACCCTGGCCGCGCTCCACGACGACCTGCTGGACCACGTCGGGGGCAAGCTGCACGACGACGCCGCGCTGCTCCTGCTGCGCAGCACCTCCAGCGCCGCGCCCGTCACCGAGCTGCCCGTCCCCGTCGTGTCCGGCGGTGTGCAAAGGGCCCAGGCCGGCTGA
- a CDS encoding IclR family transcriptional regulator, producing the protein MAAQGGPTLITSVQRAFRLLEAVGAHEGGVPAKQLARETGLPLATAYHLLRTLTHDGYVRKLDDGGFALGEKLEALHAASRPQMPLSRIRPALAALRDDLSAAAYLTFYEDGEIRVADIVDGPRTPRVDLWVGFEEAGHATALGKCVLRELDEEARNDYLSRHPLADLTPRTITHRAELLRCLESAPAPPAVTDLEEYALGTVCVAVPVYSGSTLGSLGVSLRADRVAALEDVRAKLLSTASRVTRGLSLTI; encoded by the coding sequence ATGGCTGCTCAGGGCGGGCCGACGCTCATCACGTCCGTCCAGCGGGCCTTCCGCCTGCTGGAAGCGGTGGGCGCACACGAGGGCGGCGTGCCGGCGAAACAGCTGGCGCGCGAGACCGGACTGCCGCTCGCCACTGCGTACCACCTGCTGCGGACCCTCACCCACGACGGCTACGTGCGCAAGCTCGACGACGGCGGATTCGCCCTCGGCGAGAAACTCGAGGCCCTGCACGCCGCGAGCCGCCCGCAGATGCCGCTCAGCCGGATCCGGCCGGCGCTGGCCGCGCTGCGCGACGACCTGTCGGCCGCCGCCTACCTGACCTTCTACGAGGACGGCGAGATCCGGGTGGCGGACATCGTCGACGGCCCCCGGACCCCGCGGGTCGACCTCTGGGTGGGCTTCGAGGAGGCGGGGCACGCCACCGCGCTCGGCAAGTGCGTGCTGCGCGAGCTGGACGAGGAGGCCCGCAACGACTACCTCTCCCGTCACCCGCTGGCCGATCTGACCCCGCGCACGATCACCCACCGCGCGGAGCTGCTGCGGTGCCTGGAGAGCGCCCCCGCCCCTCCCGCCGTCACGGACCTGGAGGAGTACGCCCTGGGGACGGTCTGCGTCGCGGTGCCCGTCTACAGCGGCAGCACGCTGGGCTCGCTCGGTGTGTCGCTGCGCGCGGACCGGGTCGCCGCACTCGAAGACGTGCGCGCCAAGCTGCTCTCCACGGCGAGCCGGGTGACCCGGGGTCTGTCGCTCACTATCTGA
- a CDS encoding DUF1905 domain-containing protein, translating into MTAEVRKAVGKDEGDTVTVRLGERLDR; encoded by the coding sequence CTGACCGCCGAGGTGCGCAAGGCCGTCGGCAAGGACGAGGGGGACACCGTCACCGTGCGCCTGGGGGAACGGCTGGACCGCTGA
- a CDS encoding aminoglycoside phosphotransferase family protein encodes MRQRPEGVGEEELGGALRAWGIDVASWTYEPVGFGDHHWTAADARGRRWFVTVADLTHKQHCGADAESAFEGLSRAMDTALALRERAGRDFVVAPLPAAGGGTVRRIGARYGVSVFPYVDGVAGHFGDRLDACGRGALLDTLAVLHRTPPPAPIPRPRLALPGRGALEAALAGLRDPWHGGPYGERARALTSEHAAALRQRLGEFDRRAAALERAGGEHVVTHGEPHPGNLLRREAGHALVDWDTVGLAPPERDLWLVVTGPEDLDRYQDVAGRRPDPDALALYGLRWRLEDVASFLGDFRSPHRATPDSDLAWRSLAATVRALA; translated from the coding sequence ATGAGGCAACGGCCCGAGGGAGTCGGCGAGGAGGAGCTGGGCGGGGCGCTGCGCGCGTGGGGGATCGACGTCGCGTCGTGGACCTACGAGCCCGTCGGCTTCGGCGACCACCACTGGACGGCGGCCGACGCCCGCGGCCGGCGCTGGTTCGTCACCGTCGCCGACCTGACGCACAAGCAGCACTGCGGGGCGGACGCCGAGTCCGCCTTCGAGGGACTGAGCCGGGCCATGGACACCGCACTCGCCCTGCGGGAACGCGCGGGCCGGGACTTCGTGGTCGCCCCGCTGCCCGCCGCCGGGGGCGGCACGGTACGCAGGATCGGCGCGCGGTACGGGGTCAGCGTCTTCCCCTACGTGGACGGCGTCGCCGGCCACTTCGGCGACCGTCTCGACGCGTGCGGACGCGGTGCCCTGCTGGACACCCTCGCCGTGCTCCACCGGACACCACCCCCGGCCCCCATCCCGCGCCCACGACTCGCGCTCCCCGGGCGCGGCGCCCTGGAAGCGGCGCTCGCCGGCTTGCGCGACCCCTGGCACGGGGGCCCGTACGGCGAGCGGGCGAGGGCCCTGACGAGCGAGCACGCCGCGGCGCTCCGGCAGCGGCTCGGGGAGTTCGACCGGCGCGCCGCCGCGCTCGAACGCGCGGGAGGGGAACACGTCGTCACCCACGGCGAGCCGCACCCCGGCAACCTGCTGCGGCGGGAAGCGGGGCACGCGCTCGTCGACTGGGACACCGTCGGCCTCGCCCCGCCCGAGCGCGACCTGTGGCTGGTCGTCACCGGACCCGAGGACCTCGACCGCTACCAGGACGTGGCCGGCCGCCGCCCCGACCCGGACGCCCTCGCTCTGTACGGGCTGCGCTGGCGACTGGAGGACGTCGCCTCGTTCCTCGGTGACTTCCGCTCCCCGCACCGCGCCACGCCCGACTCCGACCTGGCCTGGCGGTCCCTGGCCGCCACCGTGCGCGCCCTGGCGTGA
- a CDS encoding dienelactone hydrolase family protein has product MYDALLAETVTVTGHGGDRIEAYSARPMAPGPYGGVVVIHHMPGYDDPTKEITRRFAAEGFAAVCPNLYSREAPGASPDDAAAAARARGGVPDERFLGDAAGAAEYLRGLPSSNGKVGVIGYCSGGRQAFLALASLDVQAGVDCYGAFVAGTPPEGFPLQVEPIVHLTKDLRGPLLGLFGAEDSYPSPEHVAELEAELKAQGKPYAFHTYENAGHAFFAVNRPSYRNEAAVDGWSKVLAFFKEHL; this is encoded by the coding sequence ATGTACGACGCACTTCTCGCCGAGACCGTGACCGTCACCGGTCACGGCGGCGACCGCATCGAGGCGTACTCCGCCCGCCCCATGGCCCCCGGTCCGTACGGCGGCGTCGTGGTGATCCACCACATGCCCGGCTACGACGACCCGACCAAGGAGATCACCCGGCGGTTCGCGGCGGAGGGCTTCGCCGCCGTCTGCCCGAACCTCTACAGCCGTGAGGCGCCCGGCGCTTCGCCGGACGACGCGGCCGCGGCGGCGCGCGCCCGAGGCGGCGTGCCCGACGAGCGGTTCCTGGGGGACGCCGCCGGCGCCGCCGAGTACCTGAGGGGCCTGCCGTCCTCCAACGGCAAGGTCGGCGTGATCGGTTACTGCTCCGGTGGCCGTCAGGCGTTCCTCGCCCTGGCCTCGCTGGACGTGCAGGCGGGCGTCGACTGCTACGGGGCCTTCGTCGCCGGCACGCCGCCCGAGGGCTTCCCGCTCCAGGTCGAGCCGATCGTGCACCTGACGAAGGACCTGCGCGGCCCGCTGCTCGGGCTGTTCGGCGCGGAGGACAGCTACCCCTCCCCCGAGCACGTCGCCGAACTGGAGGCGGAGCTCAAGGCGCAGGGCAAGCCGTACGCGTTCCACACCTACGAGAACGCCGGCCACGCCTTCTTCGCCGTGAACCGGCCGAGCTACCGCAACGAGGCGGCGGTCGACGGCTGGTCGAAGGTCCTGGCCTTCTTCAAGGAGCACCTCTGA
- a CDS encoding DUF6295 family protein, whose product MCTYLTEKIRIDGSGKGAQGYFGLTEAMVYVDHPQHAPYEHTVNIDFLNPALGPSARVAVELTEEAALALVDAIRSALAAAPPGLASSGQAAPAAR is encoded by the coding sequence ATGTGCACGTACCTCACCGAGAAGATCCGCATCGACGGCAGCGGCAAGGGCGCCCAGGGCTACTTCGGGCTGACCGAGGCCATGGTCTACGTCGACCACCCGCAGCACGCGCCGTACGAGCACACCGTCAACATCGACTTCCTCAACCCGGCCCTGGGGCCTTCGGCGCGGGTCGCCGTCGAGCTCACCGAGGAGGCGGCGCTGGCGCTGGTCGACGCGATCCGCTCCGCGCTGGCGGCGGCCCCGCCGGGGCTGGCCTCCTCCGGGCAGGCCGCACCGGCGGCGCGCTGA
- a CDS encoding damage-control phosphatase ARMT1 family protein: protein MGGHPHPDNTPGPALPQAPPITCDEPGSFARSVFQERHPVLVRRILEAVPYGPERHRAFAALLEESRSGTVAPLPRDAPDLAAWEEWGEGRFGRPWPELPFLWSESYFYRRLLDPAGYLAAGAWHGVDLFAPFKDAELDGPGFAADLAALDGLPGLAPAEREHALLAAAVWGNQADLGFTMVADAAGPEASGTLVADESERLWSLLDGGTVVVVTDNSAREVLADLALVDGLLASGRADEVHLLVKPRPYYVSDATTQDVLSCLRRMTAAPGEPARIGGRLLAALREGRLTLAAHPFACAPLGYRDMPGDLRERFAAARLTVMKGDLNYRRLVDDRLWPPTVPFADVTAYFPGPVATLRTLKSDTVAGLAPETVARLDAAGTAWRTSGTHALVQVTVPG, encoded by the coding sequence ATGGGTGGACACCCACACCCGGACAACACCCCCGGCCCCGCGCTTCCGCAGGCGCCGCCGATCACCTGTGACGAGCCCGGGTCCTTCGCCCGCAGCGTCTTCCAGGAGCGGCACCCGGTGCTGGTCCGGCGCATCCTGGAGGCCGTCCCGTACGGCCCGGAGCGCCACCGGGCCTTCGCGGCGCTGCTGGAGGAGTCGCGGTCCGGCACGGTCGCCCCGCTGCCGCGGGACGCGCCGGACCTGGCGGCGTGGGAGGAGTGGGGCGAGGGCCGTTTCGGGCGGCCGTGGCCCGAACTGCCTTTCCTGTGGTCGGAGTCGTACTTCTACCGCCGGCTGCTCGACCCTGCCGGATACCTCGCCGCCGGGGCGTGGCACGGCGTGGACCTGTTCGCGCCGTTCAAGGACGCCGAGCTGGACGGTCCCGGCTTCGCCGCCGACCTCGCCGCCCTGGACGGGCTGCCCGGGCTCGCCCCCGCCGAGCGGGAACACGCGCTGCTCGCGGCCGCCGTGTGGGGCAACCAGGCGGACCTCGGCTTCACCATGGTGGCCGACGCGGCCGGCCCCGAGGCGTCCGGCACCCTCGTCGCCGACGAGTCGGAGCGGCTGTGGTCCCTGCTGGACGGCGGCACGGTCGTCGTGGTCACCGACAACAGCGCCCGCGAGGTCCTGGCCGACCTCGCCCTCGTCGACGGCCTTCTCGCGAGCGGACGCGCCGACGAGGTCCACCTGCTGGTCAAACCGCGCCCGTACTACGTCTCCGACGCCACCACCCAGGACGTCCTGTCCTGCCTGCGCCGGATGACCGCCGCCCCCGGCGAGCCCGCCCGCATCGGCGGGCGCCTGCTGGCGGCCCTGCGCGAAGGGCGGCTCACCCTGGCCGCGCACCCTTTCGCCTGCGCGCCGCTCGGCTACCGCGACATGCCGGGCGACCTGCGGGAACGCTTCGCGGCCGCGCGGCTGACGGTGATGAAGGGCGACCTCAACTACCGGCGCCTGGTGGACGACCGGCTCTGGCCCCCGACGGTGCCGTTCGCGGACGTCACCGCCTACTTCCCGGGGCCGGTCGCCACCCTGCGCACGCTGAAGTCCGACACCGTCGCGGGGCTCGCCCCCGAGACCGTGGCCAGGCTGGACGCCGCCGGCACCGCGTGGCGCACCAGCGGCACGCACGCCCTGGTCCAGGTCACGGTGCCGGGGTGA
- a CDS encoding HD domain-containing protein, whose protein sequence is MPPEVARLLREVGAPSRLAAHLRLVHDVAGELVDWVRQYSPALVVDREAVLFGAATHDIGKALHVAELSGPGSAHETAGRALLRAQGVPPRLARFAATHGSWTDAAVTLEDLLVSVADKVWKGERVTELEDLVVDRLAAATGAERWEVFLALDGLLGDIAADADRRLAFQASFPAVRETGGRAARGPEPGSG, encoded by the coding sequence CTGCCGCCGGAGGTGGCGCGTCTGCTGCGCGAGGTGGGGGCTCCGTCGCGGCTCGCGGCCCATCTGCGGCTGGTGCACGACGTGGCAGGTGAACTCGTCGACTGGGTCCGGCAATACAGCCCCGCCCTGGTCGTCGACCGTGAGGCCGTGCTCTTCGGCGCGGCCACCCACGACATCGGCAAGGCACTGCACGTCGCCGAGTTGTCCGGGCCGGGCAGCGCCCACGAGACGGCGGGCCGTGCGCTGCTGCGGGCGCAGGGCGTCCCACCGCGCCTGGCGCGCTTCGCGGCCACCCACGGTTCGTGGACGGACGCGGCCGTCACCTTGGAGGACCTGCTGGTGAGCGTGGCCGACAAGGTCTGGAAGGGCGAACGCGTCACGGAGCTTGAGGACCTGGTCGTCGACCGGCTGGCCGCGGCGACCGGCGCCGAACGCTGGGAGGTGTTCCTGGCGCTGGACGGGCTCCTCGGCGACATCGCCGCCGACGCCGACCGCCGGCTGGCCTTCCAGGCGTCGTTCCCCGCGGTCCGGGAGACTGGGGGGCGCGCAGCCCGGGGGCCGGAGCCGGGCAGCGGGTGA
- a CDS encoding alpha/beta hydrolase has protein sequence MTIFRPEQPQIRVLYDESRRDWREPARPRPVRLYLWEPVQPPAVSAPLVVVSHGTGGSGGAMEWLAGPLREAGFRVLALDHHGNNFVDGYEPEGFLHVWERPRDVSFALDALAREQPLGPVGAAGFSVGAHTAVALAGARLDPDVLRAVLSGAVPVPDIPEFPGVLEAHRKKYPDDPSARGAIDGAGADLSDARVRAVFQVAPGVGGFVTPRSLAAVRVPVGIRWGGADTVNPYDVDTRPYAEHVPTASVRCAGPDVRHDDFFAPEPADPDVRFRVGREAADFFVRHLR, from the coding sequence ATGACGATCTTCAGGCCGGAGCAGCCGCAGATACGCGTCCTGTACGACGAGTCCCGCCGGGACTGGCGGGAGCCGGCTCGTCCGCGCCCCGTCCGGCTCTACCTGTGGGAGCCGGTGCAACCCCCGGCCGTGTCCGCCCCGTTGGTCGTCGTGTCGCACGGCACCGGAGGTTCGGGCGGCGCCATGGAGTGGCTGGCAGGTCCGCTGCGCGAGGCGGGTTTCCGGGTGCTGGCCCTGGACCACCACGGCAACAACTTCGTCGACGGCTACGAGCCGGAGGGCTTCCTCCACGTGTGGGAGCGGCCACGGGACGTCTCCTTCGCCCTCGACGCGCTCGCCCGGGAACAGCCTTTGGGCCCGGTCGGCGCGGCGGGCTTCTCCGTGGGCGCCCACACGGCGGTGGCGCTCGCCGGGGCGCGCCTCGACCCGGACGTCCTGCGGGCCGTGCTGTCGGGGGCCGTACCGGTGCCGGACATCCCCGAGTTCCCCGGTGTGCTCGAGGCGCACCGGAAGAAGTACCCGGACGACCCGTCGGCGCGGGGCGCGATCGACGGAGCCGGGGCGGACCTGTCGGACGCGCGGGTGCGGGCGGTCTTCCAAGTGGCCCCGGGCGTCGGGGGTTTCGTGACCCCGCGGAGCCTGGCGGCCGTGCGGGTGCCGGTGGGGATCCGCTGGGGCGGTGCCGACACGGTCAACCCGTACGACGTCGACACCAGGCCGTACGCGGAACACGTCCCCACGGCGAGCGTCCGCTGCGCCGGCCCCGACGTCCGCCATGACGACTTCTTCGCGCCGGAGCCCGCAGACCCGGACGTCCGCTTCCGGGTCGGCAGGGAGGCAGCCGACTTCTTCGTGCGGCACCTGCGCTGA
- a CDS encoding MerR family transcriptional regulator gives MTQDTWSIGELAAGTGVPVKTLRYYSDSGLLPVAARSTGGHRRYGPEAWERIRLIRRLRALDTPIATITQVVTGERSLGELVATELEAVQERLAELRWRQATLKSLDEAPGEERLRRLEILSRVQRLPQAHRTLTDHWYRELSAAMPKRRLDIMIAMLCPDPPQDPDPATVLAYAELHLLISTPSFTRWTQDHDEEMRDGPAFYGEIDDAAAATAAALAQGLSPGAGDAVNAFVSAHARARRESDTPAFRAYLHGLVSRSSGFDPRLERYWGLVGTVTGGRVLNMTVAHRWLTEGLSISIADGAPEGSPVPRTPERAHRVVPGEIDC, from the coding sequence GTGACGCAAGACACGTGGAGCATCGGTGAACTCGCGGCCGGAACGGGGGTCCCGGTGAAGACCCTCCGCTACTACTCCGACAGCGGTCTGCTGCCCGTGGCCGCCCGTAGCACCGGTGGTCATCGGCGCTACGGTCCTGAGGCGTGGGAACGGATCCGTCTCATCAGACGCTTACGGGCGCTGGACACTCCGATCGCGACCATCACGCAGGTGGTCACCGGTGAGCGCTCCCTAGGCGAACTGGTGGCGACCGAGCTCGAAGCGGTGCAGGAACGACTGGCCGAACTGCGGTGGCGCCAGGCCACACTCAAGTCCCTGGACGAGGCCCCGGGCGAGGAACGGCTCCGGCGTCTGGAGATCCTCTCCCGCGTGCAGCGGCTCCCGCAGGCGCATCGCACCCTCACCGACCACTGGTATCGCGAGCTGTCCGCGGCCATGCCCAAGCGCCGGCTCGACATCATGATCGCCATGCTCTGCCCCGACCCGCCGCAGGACCCCGATCCCGCTACGGTCCTGGCCTACGCCGAGCTTCATCTGCTCATCTCCACCCCCAGTTTCACCCGCTGGACCCAGGACCACGACGAAGAGATGAGGGACGGCCCGGCCTTCTACGGGGAGATCGACGATGCCGCCGCTGCGACGGCCGCCGCTTTGGCCCAGGGCCTGTCGCCCGGCGCCGGGGATGCGGTGAACGCCTTCGTGTCCGCCCACGCGCGAGCCCGCCGGGAGTCGGACACCCCCGCCTTCCGCGCATACCTGCACGGGCTGGTGTCGAGGTCGTCCGGCTTCGACCCCCGCCTGGAACGCTATTGGGGCCTGGTCGGCACCGTCACCGGCGGACGGGTGCTGAACATGACGGTGGCTCACAGATGGCTGACCGAGGGGCTGTCGATCTCGATAGCCGACGGTGCACCTGAGGGGAGCCCGGTTCCGCGGACTCCCGAGCGTGCGCACCGAGTGGTTCCGGGCGAGATCGACTGCTGA